One window of Edaphobacter dinghuensis genomic DNA carries:
- a CDS encoding ABC transporter permease: protein MNSIKQLLSRRRRYDELSESIREHFEEKITDLMNRGMTREQAERVAHREFGNATLIEQRSREVWQWPTLESIWADTRFAFRQLWKSPGFTVAAVLTLALGIGATAAIFSVIDAVVLRPLPYSDVNRIVSVPTYSPSGDWQMSSWPGYLEMRKLNSSFEAFAAYEDFWGMTLKAGDQTRYLNVDQGTDNFFDVFGVRPLLGRTFAPGEDQPGKNNVVVLSYEVWRQSFNADHDVIGKVVNLDGEPYQVIGVMPAGFRFPYGKPNLIYIPMHVRSNFVGEWRTHWLITFGRMKPGVSLQQASADMTHVMQEIGKEKPDSDTGRTAKLVPISTTLRGRDELSEIWLMLGAVLSVLLIACANVAGLLLARGVAREREMALRVAIGAARSRLIRQLLVENTLLGAMGACAGILLAASLLAAMKAFLIHAFMRGANITLNLEVIAVTLGVSVLSSIGAGLAPAWHAAQSNPNKALKSGITSGTTGQQHRMRAGFVVAQVSLSLVLLVFSGMLLLALHRMLSADVGFNSNNLLALEINIPSGDYAAKGRDSVRQLLMPLEERVREIPGVTAAGFSDQGALLGYGGAVYLPLVGQPPDPPNIQRTAESRAVSSGYYAAIGLPILRGRNFNAQDTPDSQAVAIVNQAWVKEFLPKGLDPITQAFREGDGSKVQIVGVVADARQNALEPARPEIDFPISRESLEEQKNTGSWSPYLYVRTAVSPLSIIPQLKKALSDVGPAIAFQQPETMDELLSDALVSNRMESWVFGIFACIAVLLVAVGIYGLLTQEVISHTRDIGVRMALGATRIGITKMMFARISILLASGLGTGLFMTLVIHRVVGNIISIQFERDGIVIVALVALLATIGLLAALTPIRRAASIDPMQALRTE from the coding sequence ATGAACTCGATCAAGCAACTGTTGTCTCGCCGTCGCCGTTATGACGAGCTCTCCGAGTCAATAAGAGAGCACTTCGAAGAGAAGATTACCGATCTGATGAATCGCGGCATGACGCGCGAGCAGGCGGAACGCGTTGCCCACCGCGAATTCGGCAACGCAACACTGATCGAGCAGCGTAGCCGCGAAGTCTGGCAATGGCCGACGCTCGAAAGCATCTGGGCCGACACAAGATTTGCCTTTCGACAGCTATGGAAATCACCGGGGTTCACGGTCGCGGCGGTATTGACTCTAGCGCTCGGAATTGGGGCGACGGCCGCAATATTCAGCGTGATCGACGCTGTTGTTCTGCGCCCATTGCCTTACAGCGATGTGAATCGCATTGTGAGTGTTCCAACGTATTCTCCTTCCGGCGACTGGCAAATGTCCTCTTGGCCAGGATATCTCGAGATGCGCAAGTTGAACTCGAGCTTTGAAGCTTTTGCGGCCTACGAGGATTTCTGGGGCATGACCTTGAAAGCCGGGGACCAGACTCGTTATTTGAATGTCGATCAGGGGACGGATAACTTTTTCGATGTCTTCGGAGTACGCCCACTCCTGGGCAGAACATTTGCTCCCGGCGAGGATCAACCAGGGAAAAACAATGTCGTCGTCCTGAGCTATGAAGTGTGGCGTCAGTCTTTCAATGCTGATCACGATGTCATCGGTAAAGTTGTGAATCTCGACGGCGAACCATATCAGGTGATCGGAGTGATGCCCGCAGGCTTTCGTTTTCCATATGGAAAACCAAACCTGATTTACATTCCGATGCACGTCCGATCGAACTTCGTCGGGGAATGGCGGACTCACTGGCTAATAACTTTTGGCCGCATGAAGCCAGGAGTCTCTCTGCAGCAGGCCAGTGCCGATATGACGCATGTGATGCAGGAGATTGGGAAAGAAAAGCCTGATTCGGACACGGGACGTACCGCAAAACTGGTTCCTATCTCTACGACCCTGCGTGGCCGTGATGAATTGTCCGAGATATGGCTGATGCTGGGCGCAGTTTTGTCAGTGCTACTGATTGCATGCGCGAACGTAGCCGGACTTTTGCTCGCGCGTGGAGTCGCACGCGAACGAGAAATGGCCTTGCGGGTCGCAATAGGCGCGGCTCGAAGCAGGCTGATTCGTCAACTGCTGGTGGAGAATACCCTGCTCGGAGCGATGGGCGCATGTGCTGGAATTCTACTCGCCGCAAGTTTACTCGCAGCCATGAAGGCATTCCTGATCCATGCCTTTATGCGCGGTGCAAATATCACGTTGAATCTCGAAGTGATTGCCGTCACTCTAGGCGTCAGCGTCCTCTCCAGCATTGGGGCCGGACTTGCTCCGGCCTGGCACGCCGCCCAATCCAATCCCAACAAGGCCCTTAAGTCTGGCATCACGTCTGGCACTACAGGGCAGCAGCACAGGATGCGTGCAGGATTTGTGGTTGCACAAGTCTCGTTATCGCTGGTTTTGCTGGTTTTCTCCGGCATGCTTCTGCTTGCCTTGCATCGCATGTTGAGCGCTGACGTTGGATTCAATTCGAACAATTTGCTGGCGCTGGAAATCAATATTCCCTCCGGCGATTATGCCGCGAAGGGGCGAGATTCGGTGCGCCAGTTGCTCATGCCCTTGGAAGAGCGGGTGCGGGAAATTCCAGGCGTGACTGCGGCAGGTTTCAGCGACCAGGGGGCATTGCTTGGTTATGGAGGAGCCGTTTATCTGCCTCTTGTGGGCCAGCCACCGGATCCACCGAATATCCAAAGGACAGCTGAGAGCAGAGCTGTTTCATCCGGATACTATGCTGCGATCGGGCTTCCAATTCTCAGAGGCCGGAACTTCAATGCGCAGGACACGCCGGATTCGCAGGCAGTGGCGATTGTGAATCAGGCCTGGGTTAAAGAGTTTTTGCCGAAAGGGTTGGATCCCATAACACAAGCATTTCGAGAGGGAGACGGAAGCAAAGTTCAGATTGTCGGGGTTGTCGCCGATGCGCGACAGAACGCGCTGGAGCCTGCCCGGCCAGAAATCGACTTTCCAATTTCGCGGGAGTCTTTAGAGGAACAGAAAAATACGGGGTCGTGGAGCCCTTATCTGTATGTACGCACGGCAGTTTCTCCTTTGAGTATCATCCCTCAACTGAAGAAAGCCTTGAGTGATGTCGGGCCGGCAATCGCATTTCAACAGCCGGAAACGATGGACGAGTTGCTTAGCGATGCTCTGGTCAGCAACCGGATGGAGAGTTGGGTATTTGGAATCTTCGCCTGCATCGCAGTTCTCCTCGTGGCTGTCGGCATCTACGGCTTGCTAACCCAGGAAGTGATCAGTCATACGAGAGATATCGGTGTGCGTATGGCCCTTGGAGCAACGCGTATCGGAATCACGAAGATGATGTTTGCTCGCATCTCTATATTGCTTGCGAGCGGCTTGGGAACTGGGCTGTTCATGACTCTCGTGATCCATCGCGTCGTGGGCAACATCATTTCGATTCAGTTTGAACGCGATGGCATTGTCATCGTAGCGCTGGTAGCTCTGCTTGCCACAATTGGGTTACTGGCTGCGCTGACACCAATACGACGTGCGGCTTCCATTGATCCAATGCAAGCCCTTCGCACCGAATAG
- a CDS encoding ABC transporter permease yields the protein MNWIKQLFFRGRRYDELSESIREHLNEKIADLMDRGMTREEAERTSRREFGNVTRIEERSREVWQWPTLESFWADVKYGIRQLCKSPAFTITALLTLALGIGINTALFSIVDTVLLHPIALPQPDELVAVDASKPNFKDGSISYPNFRDWQKDNHCFSALAIFRHTGFLLTGLGQAERIHGDYVSSDFFSLLGVKPTTGRLFTTGEDEPNRGAIALISEGLWARKFGSAPNAIGKTIALGGKDFTIVGVVPANFDLAFSTFKPGDVYLPIGQWKAPLNARSAGLGIHGVARLLHGITIAQAQENMNAVSTQLSAAYPNEDHDISASLTSLRRKIVGDVQPVLLALLGAVGFVLLIACINVANLLLARANIRAHEFAVRLSLGANRTRIIRQLLTESTLLSIAGGTIGLLFAAWGTRITVKLVPAALPRTSEIHLSLLALGMTVVVSVATGIIFGLLPAWKLATQQPQAAMKEHGRGTSGARHRTQDALVIFEISAALILLVATGLMIRSLVTLSRSKPGFDSNGVLTFSLSVPYSPTAATREVQTYLREVDRHIKQVHGVQAVSSSWGSLPMTGNDDEQLFWLDNESRPTYANDMHWALRYIVEPDYLRVMHISLLHGRFFNDADRANSPLVAVIDESLAKQYFGNSDPVGKQLNFDGSDKKILIVGVVGHVMQWGLDNDASYSLRSQIYLPTAQMVGDDLISPTGIVTDLVVRADKADLIFPEIQRALRQMNHEQVAYSPETMTQFIETTLAARQFFLALLGVFSGLALLLASIGLYGVISYLVSQRTQEMAIRMVLGAKRGTVLLHVLKRGAQLALIGVSIGISAALALTHLLQSVYLAKTPVLYGVRSYDPLTLLAVSTLLMVVTLAACYFPAYRASSIDPMRALRSE from the coding sequence ATGAACTGGATCAAACAATTGTTCTTTCGCGGCCGTCGTTACGATGAGCTGTCTGAATCGATTCGCGAACATCTCAACGAAAAAATTGCCGACCTAATGGATCGCGGCATGACGCGAGAAGAAGCTGAACGAACCTCCCGACGCGAGTTCGGCAATGTGACGCGGATCGAAGAGCGTAGCCGCGAAGTCTGGCAGTGGCCAACGCTCGAATCATTTTGGGCAGACGTGAAATATGGCATCCGTCAGCTTTGCAAGTCGCCAGCATTCACGATAACGGCACTTCTCACTCTCGCACTCGGCATTGGAATCAACACCGCCTTGTTCTCAATCGTGGACACCGTGCTTCTGCACCCGATTGCTTTGCCACAACCAGACGAACTGGTTGCCGTGGACGCCAGCAAGCCGAATTTCAAGGATGGCTCCATCTCATACCCCAACTTCCGTGACTGGCAAAAGGACAACCACTGTTTTTCGGCCTTGGCTATCTTTCGTCATACGGGTTTTCTATTGACCGGATTAGGTCAGGCGGAGCGCATTCACGGTGACTATGTATCTTCGGACTTCTTTTCTCTGCTTGGAGTAAAGCCCACTACGGGTAGGTTGTTCACAACAGGCGAGGATGAGCCTAACCGAGGTGCGATAGCCCTGATCAGTGAGGGATTATGGGCTCGCAAATTTGGGTCAGCACCCAACGCAATCGGTAAAACTATTGCCCTCGGGGGGAAAGACTTTACCATCGTCGGCGTAGTTCCGGCGAATTTCGATCTCGCGTTCTCCACATTTAAGCCAGGGGATGTCTATTTGCCGATTGGACAATGGAAAGCACCATTAAATGCTCGCAGTGCAGGGCTAGGCATTCATGGGGTTGCACGTCTCCTCCATGGCATAACGATTGCGCAGGCGCAGGAAAACATGAATGCTGTTTCAACACAGCTTTCTGCCGCATACCCGAATGAGGACCATGATATTTCTGCCAGCCTCACTTCTTTACGCCGCAAAATTGTAGGCGACGTACAGCCTGTTCTGCTGGCTCTGCTTGGCGCAGTTGGATTTGTTCTTCTCATCGCCTGCATCAATGTGGCCAACTTGCTACTTGCCCGCGCAAATATACGAGCGCACGAATTTGCTGTTCGCCTCTCACTGGGAGCTAACCGTACTCGAATCATTCGACAGTTACTCACTGAAAGCACCCTGTTGTCTATTGCCGGCGGGACCATTGGCCTCCTGTTTGCAGCATGGGGGACACGCATCACGGTGAAACTTGTTCCTGCTGCGCTCCCTCGGACTTCGGAAATTCATCTCAGTCTGCTCGCACTTGGCATGACAGTCGTTGTTTCTGTCGCTACAGGAATTATTTTCGGATTGCTACCCGCATGGAAGCTTGCAACACAGCAACCGCAAGCTGCGATGAAAGAACATGGCAGGGGTACCAGCGGGGCGCGCCATAGGACGCAGGATGCGCTGGTGATTTTTGAAATTTCCGCCGCTCTTATATTGCTGGTAGCTACCGGCCTCATGATCCGCAGTTTGGTTACGCTATCGCGCAGTAAGCCCGGCTTCGATTCGAATGGAGTTCTTACTTTCAGCTTGTCCGTACCCTATTCTCCAACTGCTGCTACCAGAGAAGTACAAACCTACCTTCGTGAAGTTGATCGCCACATTAAACAAGTACATGGCGTTCAGGCGGTTTCATCTTCCTGGGGTTCACTCCCCATGACCGGCAATGATGATGAACAGCTGTTTTGGTTGGATAATGAATCCCGGCCGACATACGCAAATGACATGCACTGGGCTCTTCGCTACATCGTTGAGCCTGATTATCTCCGAGTGATGCACATTTCGCTCTTGCACGGCCGCTTCTTTAACGATGCAGACCGGGCTAACTCCCCTTTGGTAGCAGTCATTGATGAATCGCTTGCAAAGCAATACTTCGGCAACAGCGATCCCGTCGGGAAACAACTCAATTTCGACGGGTCCGACAAAAAAATTCTGATCGTAGGGGTCGTGGGACACGTCATGCAGTGGGGACTGGATAATGACGCAAGCTATTCGCTGCGCTCCCAAATCTATTTGCCGACCGCCCAGATGGTTGGGGACGATCTGATTTCCCCGACAGGTATTGTTACCGATCTCGTCGTTCGCGCCGATAAAGCCGATCTGATTTTTCCAGAGATTCAGCGCGCATTACGTCAAATGAATCACGAACAGGTCGCATACTCACCTGAAACCATGACGCAGTTCATTGAAACAACACTTGCGGCACGGCAGTTCTTCCTGGCTCTCCTGGGTGTTTTTTCCGGCCTTGCACTACTGCTTGCCAGTATCGGGCTGTACGGAGTGATCTCGTATCTCGTCAGCCAACGCACCCAGGAAATGGCTATTCGCATGGTGCTGGGCGCCAAACGCGGAACAGTCCTCCTGCATGTCCTAAAACGTGGCGCACAACTTGCTCTTATTGGAGTCAGCATCGGAATATCCGCCGCCCTCGCCCTGACTCATTTATTGCAAAGCGTCTACCTTGCAAAAACCCCGGTGCTGTACGGCGTTCGGTCTTACGACCCCCTAACGCTGTTGGCAGTGAGCACATTGCTCATGGTAGTCACCCTTGCCGCCTGCTATTTTCCAGCGTACCGTGCTTCTTCCATTGACCCAATGCGAGCGCTCCGGTCTGAATAG
- a CDS encoding ABC transporter permease, translating into MKWIWPQYSRHRRYSELSDSIREHLDEKIADLMDRGMTREQAESAARREFGNVALIEQRSREVWQWPKLESLLANTKYALRRLRRAPLFTTIALITLAVAVGANTVIFSVVNGVLLKPLSYPDPDRLIAVDHSSQQAGFKKMGIDPSIYFVYREQNTTLVDIGAYNNDELDVTGAGAPEHVRVLDVTDGTLPLLGVSPVRGRLFTRHDDSPGAARTVILTYPYWQQRFGGASSVIGNSITVGGTPMEIIGVLPQRFHFLDQKDPSLILPMRWDRATTALGSFNAHAIARLKPGVSVQQAGTDLERLLPVVIRTFPPPEGVSASFFQSMHLAPSLMPLKGELVGNVQNALWILLASTILVLLVACANVANLLLVRVEGRHHEFTIRYAIGAARKGVSADILLESMLLGLTGSLIGLLLALGSMRVIVRLGAANIPRIRDISVTPSVLLFTVTVAVTTSILIACVPILKNTSPHLISNLREGGRGVGEGRKGQRTRKALVMLQVALSVILLVCSGLMIRTFQAMMHVLPGFTSPETVQTFGFYIPETQIPDSSPELVIRMDEATRQKISSIPSVASVSSGSAVPMDSNSFNNPVFVQNHTYEGNEIPPSRRFNFIAPGFFSTLGTQLLAGRDFTWTDIYEKRPVVVVSKSFASEYWHRPQDALGQRIRVTSTDTWREIIGVSEDVHYDGVEKPAPSMVYWPLMMDNFDGQKQWLRRATVFVVRSQLAGTQSLMKAIEQQVAMVDPNVPLANSETLGDLYAQSMARTTFTLLMLCVSGGIALVLGTIGIYGVIAYSVSQRTREIGIRMALGAQRSAVVGAFVRQGMWLTVAGITIGLVISLATMRFMSALLYGVSAHDPMTYIAITCAVMIAALLACYLPSRRAAEVDPALALRSE; encoded by the coding sequence ATGAAATGGATATGGCCGCAGTACTCTCGCCATCGCCGCTATAGCGAGTTGTCCGATTCAATCCGCGAACACCTCGACGAAAAGATTGCTGACCTGATGGATCGGGGGATGACTCGGGAACAAGCCGAAAGCGCAGCCCGCCGCGAGTTTGGGAATGTGGCATTGATTGAGCAGCGTAGCCGCGAAGTATGGCAGTGGCCAAAGCTGGAATCTCTGTTGGCGAATACGAAATATGCGTTGCGGCGACTGAGGCGAGCACCTCTATTCACGACAATCGCCCTGATCACTCTCGCGGTTGCAGTCGGCGCAAATACCGTGATCTTCAGCGTCGTGAACGGCGTATTGCTCAAGCCCTTGTCCTATCCCGATCCCGACCGACTGATTGCTGTGGATCACTCATCGCAGCAAGCGGGCTTTAAGAAGATGGGCATCGATCCCTCGATCTACTTTGTCTATCGCGAGCAAAATACGACACTCGTGGACATCGGTGCCTATAACAATGATGAGCTTGACGTAACTGGTGCCGGAGCACCGGAACACGTGCGTGTTTTGGATGTCACAGATGGCACCTTGCCACTCCTGGGAGTTAGTCCGGTACGGGGACGGTTGTTTACTCGACACGATGACTCGCCGGGAGCTGCAAGGACTGTGATACTCACATATCCATATTGGCAGCAACGATTCGGCGGAGCATCATCGGTCATCGGCAACTCGATTACGGTGGGCGGCACACCCATGGAAATAATCGGCGTTCTTCCCCAACGCTTCCATTTCCTAGATCAGAAAGATCCCTCGTTGATACTCCCGATGCGGTGGGATCGTGCCACTACAGCCCTCGGAAGTTTTAACGCGCACGCTATAGCAAGGCTGAAACCAGGGGTCAGTGTGCAACAAGCCGGTACTGATCTCGAGCGCCTGCTTCCTGTGGTAATACGGACATTCCCGCCGCCAGAGGGCGTGAGTGCCAGCTTCTTTCAGTCAATGCACCTTGCGCCGAGCCTGATGCCCTTAAAGGGGGAACTGGTCGGCAATGTCCAGAATGCTCTCTGGATTCTGCTGGCCTCGACCATTCTGGTGCTTTTGGTGGCCTGCGCAAATGTTGCGAATCTCCTGCTTGTTCGCGTCGAAGGCAGGCATCATGAATTTACCATTCGCTATGCCATCGGAGCAGCGAGGAAAGGGGTTTCCGCCGACATTCTCCTCGAGAGTATGCTGCTCGGGCTTACGGGAAGCCTGATTGGACTGCTACTAGCATTGGGATCGATGCGCGTTATTGTGAGACTTGGAGCCGCGAACATCCCGCGCATCCGAGATATTAGCGTCACGCCATCTGTGTTGTTGTTTACCGTAACCGTTGCAGTGACTACCAGCATTCTGATTGCCTGTGTTCCGATTCTTAAAAACACAAGCCCACACCTCATAAGCAATCTTCGAGAGGGAGGCCGCGGGGTAGGCGAGGGCAGAAAAGGGCAACGCACACGCAAAGCACTCGTCATGCTTCAGGTTGCCCTTTCGGTAATCCTGCTGGTTTGTTCGGGACTTATGATTCGTACATTTCAGGCGATGATGCATGTATTGCCCGGATTCACTTCCCCTGAAACTGTCCAGACATTCGGCTTCTATATCCCGGAGACTCAGATCCCGGATAGCTCTCCGGAGCTTGTGATCCGCATGGACGAGGCGACTAGACAAAAGATTAGCTCGATTCCGAGCGTTGCTTCGGTGAGCAGTGGCTCTGCCGTGCCGATGGACAGCAACAGCTTCAACAATCCTGTCTTTGTACAGAATCACACTTATGAAGGCAATGAGATACCTCCTTCAAGACGGTTCAACTTCATAGCGCCAGGATTCTTTTCGACACTCGGCACACAGTTGCTCGCTGGTCGGGATTTCACATGGACCGACATCTACGAGAAGAGGCCGGTTGTCGTCGTCTCGAAGAGTTTCGCCAGCGAATACTGGCATCGGCCTCAAGACGCATTAGGTCAAAGAATACGCGTAACGAGCACCGACACATGGCGAGAAATCATCGGCGTTTCTGAAGATGTTCATTATGACGGCGTCGAGAAACCTGCTCCGTCAATGGTGTACTGGCCCCTCATGATGGACAATTTCGATGGTCAAAAGCAATGGCTACGTCGCGCCACAGTTTTTGTGGTGCGAAGTCAGCTTGCGGGGACGCAATCTTTGATGAAAGCTATCGAGCAACAAGTAGCAATGGTCGATCCAAATGTGCCGCTGGCGAACAGTGAAACACTGGGCGACCTCTACGCGCAATCGATGGCCCGAACAACTTTTACGCTTCTGATGCTCTGCGTCTCTGGAGGAATAGCTCTCGTCCTCGGAACCATTGGAATATATGGGGTGATTGCATATTCCGTGTCTCAACGAACTCGCGAAATTGGAATTCGGATGGCTCTCGGCGCACAGCGTAGTGCGGTGGTAGGGGCGTTTGTACGACAAGGCATGTGGCTCACTGTTGCTGGGATCACGATTGGCTTGGTGATCTCGTTGGCAACGATGCGTTTCATGTCCGCACTTCTCTACGGCGTTAGTGCTCACGATCCGATGACGTACATCGCAATCACTTGTGCCGTGATGATAGCCGCTCTGCTTGCATGCTATTTGCCATCACGCCGTGCAGCGGAAGTTGATCCCGCTCTAGCCCTGCGGTCTGAATAG
- a CDS encoding ABC transporter permease yields MGWLRQLFSRRRRYDELSETIREHLDEKIEDLMDRGLTRDEAERAARLEFGNVAVIEQRSREVWLWARVDALWGDLKYAMRQLIKHPGFSTTAVITLALGIGANVVVFGVLNALILRPLNVSDPQELVNVVHQQHNSHYQSYPDYVDYRDRNNTFSGMAAYDTTSAAITAGNTTTKNFGYFVSGNYFDLLGVQPELGRFLHASDEHGINSAPYVVLSHEFWQRRFNGDPGIVGKTIDVNKHPLTVIGIAQPDFHGTELLYWPDFWIPITSAPGIGMNTNYLVNRASHNPWILGRLKPGVTRQQATDDLTVISRRLAEQYPTSDYGITARLVKPGLMGDSWGDPIRGFLKGIMLLAGLVLLAACANLGSIFTARATDRGRELAIRLAVGSSHWSILRGLLLEAVLISLFGGLAGAIFASQLLRGLSRWQPFQDMPFHVLVHPDTTVYMAAFLLSLASGVLFGLLPARMIWRTDAAQAMKGGMTATPIFRRLALRDLLLGIQIVLCTLLVTASFVALRGMVRSLHAPFGFQPQGVMLAETDLTMAGYPPDQFLPMQKRMLETVAQLPGVSAVGMIDRTILGKSCCGGEGIFRAGTTDFRKEAFDAHNFAISPGYLDAAGTRLLAGRAINWSDNANSPQVAVVNATFAHMLFGNAPAVGQHFLLFRGTQPKEVIGVVEDGKYQSLTEDPQPAVFFPFTQEINNNGTVLVVRSPLASSEISNALYHALDAIDPNLPLTLHSWPDALDLALFPAKAATGALGIMGLLAAMLALTGIFGMASYSVSKRMKELGIRVALGANHVDLLGPALGRPFILLLSGSVSGLLIGILASHLLAQVVYEATPHDPWVLGGVFVTMALLGVLATGLPARRALRIDPARLLREE; encoded by the coding sequence ATGGGCTGGCTTCGACAGTTGTTCTCTCGTCGCCGTCGCTACGACGAGCTTTCCGAGACGATCCGCGAACACCTCGATGAAAAGATTGAGGATCTCATGGACCGTGGCCTGACACGGGATGAAGCGGAACGAGCCGCGCGTCTTGAGTTCGGGAATGTGGCGGTGATCGAGCAGCGCAGCCGCGAGGTGTGGCTGTGGGCGAGGGTTGACGCGCTCTGGGGTGACCTGAAATATGCGATGCGCCAATTAATCAAGCATCCCGGATTCTCGACAACAGCGGTCATCACATTAGCCCTTGGGATCGGGGCGAATGTTGTCGTCTTCGGCGTCCTGAATGCGCTTATCCTCAGGCCTCTGAATGTTTCAGATCCGCAGGAACTGGTGAACGTTGTGCATCAGCAGCACAATTCCCACTACCAGTCTTATCCCGACTATGTGGACTATCGCGACCGCAACAACACATTCAGCGGCATGGCGGCATACGACACGACCAGTGCGGCAATCACTGCGGGCAATACGACGACGAAAAACTTCGGCTACTTTGTCTCCGGCAACTATTTCGATCTGCTCGGCGTGCAGCCCGAGCTTGGAAGATTCCTACACGCGAGTGACGAGCATGGCATCAACTCCGCTCCCTACGTGGTTCTCAGTCATGAATTCTGGCAGCGGCGTTTTAACGGTGATCCCGGCATCGTCGGCAAGACGATCGATGTCAATAAGCATCCCTTGACCGTGATCGGCATCGCTCAGCCCGATTTTCATGGCACGGAGCTGCTCTACTGGCCCGACTTCTGGATCCCCATTACGAGTGCGCCCGGGATCGGAATGAATACCAACTACCTCGTGAACCGGGCATCCCATAATCCCTGGATTCTCGGGCGGTTGAAGCCAGGAGTCACGCGTCAACAGGCAACGGATGATTTAACCGTCATCTCGCGTCGTCTGGCCGAGCAATACCCCACCTCAGATTATGGAATAACAGCCAGACTGGTGAAACCCGGATTGATGGGCGATTCCTGGGGAGATCCCATCCGCGGATTTCTCAAAGGCATCATGCTGCTGGCAGGACTGGTACTTCTGGCGGCGTGCGCTAACCTGGGCAGCATTTTTACTGCGCGCGCGACGGACCGCGGACGCGAACTGGCGATCCGTTTGGCCGTTGGTTCCAGCCACTGGAGCATTTTGCGGGGTCTTCTGCTGGAAGCGGTGCTCATCTCGCTTTTCGGAGGTCTGGCAGGAGCAATCTTTGCCAGTCAGTTGTTGCGTGGGCTGAGTCGATGGCAGCCCTTTCAGGACATGCCGTTCCATGTGTTGGTTCATCCCGATACAACGGTCTACATGGCCGCGTTTCTGCTTTCTCTCGCGAGCGGCGTTTTGTTTGGATTGTTACCAGCGCGGATGATCTGGCGAACCGATGCCGCCCAGGCCATGAAGGGCGGCATGACGGCGACACCCATATTTCGCCGGCTTGCCCTTCGCGACCTTCTGCTTGGCATTCAGATCGTTCTTTGTACTCTGCTGGTCACGGCTTCCTTTGTAGCGCTGCGCGGCATGGTGCGGTCTCTGCATGCTCCATTCGGCTTCCAGCCGCAAGGAGTGATGCTGGCCGAGACCGACCTGACGATGGCCGGGTACCCTCCGGATCAATTCCTGCCGATGCAAAAACGCATGTTGGAGACGGTGGCTCAATTGCCCGGTGTGTCAGCCGTAGGAATGATCGACCGGACGATCCTCGGAAAGAGTTGTTGCGGGGGTGAGGGGATTTTTCGAGCCGGCACAACAGATTTTCGCAAGGAGGCCTTCGACGCTCACAACTTCGCCATCTCCCCGGGTTATCTCGACGCCGCTGGAACTCGCTTGCTTGCCGGCCGAGCTATCAACTGGAGCGACAACGCCAATTCTCCTCAGGTAGCAGTGGTCAACGCAACCTTCGCCCATATGCTGTTTGGAAACGCGCCCGCCGTGGGACAGCACTTTCTTCTCTTTCGAGGAACTCAGCCGAAGGAAGTCATCGGTGTCGTCGAAGACGGCAAATATCAGTCGCTGACCGAAGACCCGCAGCCAGCGGTCTTTTTTCCCTTCACACAGGAAATCAACAATAACGGCACCGTGCTCGTGGTGCGTTCACCACTTGCCTCGAGCGAAATCAGCAATGCTCTCTATCACGCGCTCGACGCTATTGATCCGAACCTTCCACTCACATTGCATAGCTGGCCGGATGCACTCGATCTCGCTTTGTTTCCAGCGAAGGCAGCCACCGGTGCACTCGGGATCATGGGATTGTTGGCTGCCATGCTCGCACTTACTGGCATCTTTGGCATGGCTTCATACAGTGTCTCAAAACGTATGAAAGAGCTTGGCATCCGGGTCGCCCTGGGCGCAAATCATGTAGATTTGCTCGGGCCGGCGCTCGGGCGCCCCTTCATCCTTCTCCTTTCAGGGTCCGTCTCGGGCCTGCTCATCGGAATTCTTGCGAGCCATCTTCTCGCCCAGGTCGTGTACGAGGCGACTCCGCACGATCCATGGGTGCTTGGAGGCGTGTTCGTGACCATGGCTCTGCTCGGCGTGCTGGCAACAGGACTACCTGCCAGGCGAGCGCTCAGAATCGACCCGGCACGCCTGCTCAGAGAGGAATAA
- a CDS encoding PadR family transcriptional regulator translates to MKKKTEYRDLFPGAIELMILKSLSWRPMHGYALAQRLKDISEDYLQIEEGSLYPALQRMLKTGWLETEMGLSARNRPVRIFKVTEAGQKHLEQELASVEKMFAGVTRVLALAGQ, encoded by the coding sequence ATGAAGAAGAAAACCGAATATCGCGATCTTTTCCCTGGAGCTATCGAACTGATGATTCTCAAAAGCCTGAGTTGGAGGCCGATGCACGGCTATGCATTAGCGCAACGGCTGAAGGATATTTCCGAGGATTATCTGCAGATAGAAGAGGGCTCTTTGTACCCGGCGCTGCAGCGGATGCTGAAGACCGGTTGGCTCGAAACAGAGATGGGCCTTTCGGCGAGGAACCGGCCGGTCCGGATCTTCAAAGTGACTGAAGCAGGACAGAAACATCTCGAGCAGGAGCTTGCGAGCGTCGAGAAGATGTTTGCCGGAGTCACTCGGGTGCTCGCGCTGGCGGGACAGTAG